A window from Microvirgula aerodenitrificans DSM 15089 encodes these proteins:
- the yedE gene encoding selenium metabolism membrane protein YedE/FdhT, giving the protein MPYLSGVFRDAPVPCRPSRRLTLTRRSSRAFPEPHPMTWESFKQQYLIKFWNPVPAVIAAGVLATYYFGLTGTFWAVTGEFTRWGGHLLQFAGFHPETWGYFKVIHLDGTPLTRVDGMMIIGMFAGCLSAALWANNVKLRVPQHRIRIAQAVIGGIIAGFGARLAMGCNLAAFFTGIPQFSLHAWFFALATAAGSYFGARFTLLPMFRIPVKLQKVSAATALTADPAVAARRFRIGMLVFVAFVLWAVARAFDAPKLGFAALFGLAFGLIIERAQVCFTSAFRDLWITGRTQMAKAIILGMAVSAIGIFSYVQMGAEPKILWAGPNAVIGGLLFGFGIVLAGGCETGWMYRAVEGQVHYWWVGLGNIIGATALAYVWDDVAPALATNYEKINLLQQFGPIGGLFVTYLLLAVAFGLILWWEKRFFARQSTAAPRLAKESA; this is encoded by the coding sequence GCGTGCCTTCCCGGAGCCCCATCCCATGACCTGGGAGTCATTCAAACAACAATACCTGATCAAGTTCTGGAATCCGGTACCGGCCGTCATCGCCGCTGGCGTGCTGGCCACCTACTACTTCGGCCTGACCGGCACCTTCTGGGCCGTGACCGGCGAATTCACCCGCTGGGGTGGCCATCTGCTGCAGTTCGCCGGCTTCCATCCGGAGACCTGGGGCTATTTCAAGGTGATCCACCTCGACGGCACGCCGCTGACGCGCGTCGACGGGATGATGATCATCGGCATGTTCGCCGGCTGCCTGTCCGCCGCGCTGTGGGCGAACAACGTCAAGCTGCGCGTGCCGCAGCACCGCATCCGCATCGCCCAGGCCGTGATCGGCGGCATCATCGCCGGCTTCGGCGCCCGGCTGGCGATGGGCTGCAATCTGGCGGCCTTCTTTACCGGCATCCCGCAGTTCTCGCTGCATGCGTGGTTCTTCGCGCTGGCCACCGCCGCCGGTTCGTACTTCGGCGCCCGCTTCACGCTGCTGCCGATGTTCCGCATCCCGGTCAAATTGCAGAAAGTCTCCGCCGCCACCGCGCTGACCGCCGACCCGGCCGTGGCCGCCCGTCGCTTCCGCATCGGCATGCTGGTGTTCGTCGCCTTTGTGCTGTGGGCCGTCGCCCGGGCCTTCGATGCGCCGAAACTCGGTTTTGCCGCCCTGTTCGGGCTGGCTTTCGGCCTGATCATCGAGCGCGCGCAAGTCTGCTTCACCTCGGCGTTCCGCGACCTGTGGATCACCGGCCGCACGCAGATGGCCAAAGCCATCATCCTCGGCATGGCGGTCAGCGCCATCGGCATCTTCAGCTATGTGCAGATGGGCGCCGAGCCGAAGATCCTGTGGGCCGGCCCGAATGCCGTCATCGGCGGTCTGCTGTTCGGCTTCGGCATCGTGCTGGCCGGCGGCTGCGAAACCGGCTGGATGTACCGCGCGGTCGAAGGCCAGGTTCACTACTGGTGGGTCGGCCTCGGCAATATCATCGGCGCGACCGCCCTCGCCTACGTCTGGGACGATGTGGCCCCGGCTCTCGCTACCAACTACGAAAAAATCAATCTGTTGCAGCAGTTCGGCCCGATTGGCGGCCTGTTTGTCACCTATCTGCTGCTTGCGGTCGCCTTCGGCCTGATCCTGTGGTGGGAAAAACGCTTCTTCGCCCGCCAGTCGACCGCTGCCCCCCGTCTTGCCAAGGAGTCCGCATGA